In Chitinophagales bacterium, a genomic segment contains:
- the cysC gene encoding adenylyl-sulfate kinase translates to MAEVKYIIPHGHTITKENRQELKGHKSCILWYTGLSGSGKSTLANKVEEKMFEMGLHTYILDGDNVRMGLNKGLGFSEEDRKENIRRIGEVSKLFVDAGIIVGTAFISPFRSDRDMVRSIVKEGEFVEIFIDAPLDVCEKRDPKGLYKKARSGEIKQFTGIDSPYEAPEKAEMVVKTGEKSLEECAADVINWLTANNYIPAED, encoded by the coding sequence ATGGCTGAAGTAAAATACATTATTCCTCACGGTCACACTATAACTAAGGAAAACCGCCAGGAACTTAAAGGTCACAAGTCCTGCATTCTCTGGTATACGGGCCTTTCCGGCTCCGGTAAATCTACGCTCGCGAATAAGGTGGAGGAGAAAATGTTTGAAATGGGACTTCATACTTATATTCTCGATGGAGACAATGTAAGGATGGGCTTAAATAAAGGGTTGGGATTTTCCGAAGAAGACCGTAAAGAAAATATCCGCCGCATCGGGGAAGTATCGAAACTGTTTGTGGACGCAGGAATAATTGTTGGCACTGCCTTTATCTCCCCTTTTCGCTCCGACCGTGATATGGTGCGCAGTATTGTAAAAGAGGGTGAGTTTGTTGAAATTTTTATTGATGCCCCGCTTGATGTATGCGAGAAGCGCGACCCGAAAGGACTCTATAAAAAAGCGCGCTCAGGAGAAATAAAGCAATTTACCGGTATTGATTCTCCGTATGAAGCTCCTGAAAAAGCCGAAATGGTAGTTAAAACCGGAGAGAAATCTCTGGAAGAATGTGCTGCAGATGTTATCAACTGGCTTACGGCAAATAATTATATTCCAGCCGAAGATTAA
- a CDS encoding amidohydrolase, which yields MVNKERVKELSAKIKEEIISIRRHLHAHPELSFQEIETAKFISSKLSAWNIEHQTGIGGNGIVALIKGRNPGKKTIALRADMDALPITEKNEVEYKSQHNGIMHACGHDVHSASLLGTAKILNDLKNEFEGTIKLIFQPAEEKLPGGASIMINDGVLENPKPDVIIAQHVFTPLHVGTAGFRPGKYMASADEIYITVKGKGGHAADPALVINPIFIAARLLSELEELMQQLSTSEIPTVLNFGKVIGAGATNVIPDEVTIDGTLRTLDEAWRETVHHNLKELIQNFSEKDKTIVLLRMDKGYPCLINDKVITSEARSFAEDYLGKENVKDLDIRMASEDFAFFSQAIPACFYRIGTGNPEKNITSGVHTPVFNIDEDALEISTGLMAWIALNLLLN from the coding sequence ATGGTTAATAAAGAGCGCGTAAAAGAGTTATCGGCAAAAATCAAAGAGGAAATCATCTCCATTCGCCGCCACCTCCATGCCCATCCTGAATTGTCTTTTCAGGAAATAGAAACGGCCAAGTTTATTTCTTCAAAACTTTCAGCATGGAACATTGAACATCAGACCGGCATTGGAGGTAATGGAATTGTTGCACTCATCAAGGGGAGAAATCCTGGAAAGAAAACGATAGCACTTCGTGCCGACATGGATGCACTTCCCATTACGGAAAAAAATGAAGTAGAATATAAATCTCAACATAACGGGATCATGCATGCCTGCGGTCACGATGTTCATTCAGCATCATTGCTCGGTACTGCAAAAATTTTAAATGATTTAAAGAATGAATTTGAAGGAACCATTAAGCTGATCTTTCAGCCTGCAGAAGAAAAGCTGCCCGGCGGAGCATCAATAATGATTAATGATGGAGTACTTGAAAATCCAAAACCAGACGTAATAATTGCACAGCATGTATTCACCCCTTTGCATGTTGGAACTGCAGGCTTTCGTCCTGGAAAATATATGGCATCAGCAGATGAAATTTATATTACGGTAAAAGGTAAAGGAGGTCATGCCGCGGATCCGGCCCTTGTTATAAATCCAATCTTTATTGCTGCAAGACTATTGTCTGAGCTTGAAGAATTAATGCAGCAGTTGTCAACTTCCGAAATTCCTACTGTTCTTAACTTTGGAAAGGTAATTGGCGCAGGTGCCACCAATGTAATTCCGGACGAAGTAACAATTGATGGTACGCTGCGAACACTCGATGAAGCCTGGCGTGAAACAGTGCATCATAATCTGAAAGAGCTGATTCAAAACTTTTCTGAAAAGGACAAGACCATAGTTCTTTTACGGATGGATAAAGGATACCCCTGCCTCATTAATGATAAGGTGATCACTTCTGAGGCAAGGTCATTTGCGGAGGATTATCTGGGAAAGGAAAATGTGAAGGATCTTGATATCAGAATGGCATCGGAAGATTTTGCCTTTTTTTCCCAGGCAATTCCTGCATGCTTTTACCGTATTGGTACCGGAAATCCTGAAAAGAACATTACATCCGGTGTGCATACACCTGTCTTCAATATTGATGAGGATGCACTTGAAATTTCGACCGGCTTAATGGCATGGATCGCATTAAATTTATTGCTGAATTAA